In Bacteroidota bacterium, one DNA window encodes the following:
- a CDS encoding beta-propeller fold lactonase family protein has translation MKFVVAIVFALGLAGCVHESVTPQYSGNYPPAVAAVISQNCLGGSCHSGRNALNDSLDMTTWQTMMLGSRYEYDVIPYIAAKSHCFEHVNTNPDLAAEATPRMPLSRNPLSEADQRTIFDWINHGAPSATGQIAYSNSTHRVYALSEGEDRMTIIDDDARRIVRMTLINADADALAPSCFCPMPDKQSVIVGAVNAKGSIRKYSLPDLAQTAELASNYYINDLTLTPDGAKGYITDYPPSGLQRVGVFDPVAMQFTRSISMNGMTGPYGMAPSGDGAYVYVSGAQSDNIAKIDTKTDQIVKLFPVADDVPSPLPDGYNPKYSPGFMTMSADGKTLYVSCRNSSEVVRIDVATDSVTGRVSIPFTPYRSTLSPDGSELWVTAWTTNSVQVVDTHTLTVTAKVDSINTNPRQIAFSRDGAVAYVCCEKLVGGIHNHGLNGGAPPSGIYVIDTRTKKIIYGFAGPGYTTQIIPGF, from the coding sequence AATTCGTTGTTGCGATAGTATTCGCACTCGGCCTTGCAGGCTGCGTGCATGAGTCGGTCACACCGCAATATAGCGGCAACTACCCGCCTGCGGTTGCTGCGGTGATTTCGCAGAACTGTCTTGGAGGCTCATGCCATAGCGGTCGCAATGCGCTCAACGACAGCCTCGATATGACCACATGGCAAACGATGATGCTCGGCAGCCGGTATGAGTACGACGTCATCCCATACATCGCTGCCAAGAGTCACTGCTTCGAGCACGTCAATACCAATCCGGATCTTGCAGCCGAGGCCACGCCGCGCATGCCGCTCTCGCGCAATCCACTCTCAGAGGCCGATCAACGTACGATCTTCGATTGGATCAATCACGGAGCGCCGAGCGCAACCGGCCAGATTGCATATTCAAACAGTACGCACCGAGTCTATGCCCTGAGTGAAGGGGAAGACCGCATGACGATCATCGACGACGATGCCCGCCGCATCGTACGAATGACGCTGATCAATGCCGATGCCGACGCGCTTGCTCCTTCGTGTTTCTGCCCGATGCCGGATAAGCAGTCGGTAATTGTCGGAGCCGTAAATGCGAAAGGGAGTATCCGTAAATACTCGCTGCCGGATCTCGCACAAACCGCCGAGCTTGCAAGCAACTACTACATCAACGATCTTACGCTCACCCCCGACGGCGCAAAGGGGTATATCACAGACTATCCGCCGTCCGGTTTGCAGCGCGTTGGTGTGTTCGATCCCGTTGCGATGCAGTTCACCCGCTCGATCTCGATGAACGGCATGACGGGTCCGTACGGCATGGCGCCGAGTGGCGACGGAGCGTATGTGTATGTAAGCGGAGCCCAGTCGGATAACATTGCCAAGATCGATACGAAGACGGACCAGATCGTGAAGCTCTTCCCCGTGGCCGACGATGTGCCCTCGCCGCTGCCGGACGGGTATAACCCAAAGTACTCACCGGGCTTTATGACGATGTCGGCCGACGGTAAGACGCTCTATGTCAGTTGCCGAAATTCATCCGAGGTTGTTCGTATCGACGTTGCGACGGATTCGGTTACCGGCCGTGTGAGCATTCCGTTCACCCCGTACCGCTCGACGCTATCGCCCGATGGCAGCGAGCTCTGGGTGACGGCATGGACCACCAATTCCGTGCAGGTTGTCGATACGCATACATTGACCGTAACGGCGAAGGTGGATAGTATCAATACGAATCCGCGCCAGATTGCATTCTCGCGCGATGGCGCCGTCGCGTATGTCTGCTGTGAAAAACTTGTCGGTGGAATTCACAACCACGGCCTCAACGGTGGCGCGCCGCCAAGCGGGATCTATGTGATCGATACCCGCACGAAGAAGATCATCTACGGATTTGCAGGCCCCGGGTACACGACGCAGATCATCCCCGGCTTTTAG